A single window of Synechococcus sp. C9 DNA harbors:
- a CDS encoding aminotransferase class V-fold PLP-dependent enzyme encodes MKKPMDIDPQRSYFLALQDKIYLNFGGQGTLPTPAITAMQSAYLEGQKYGPFSRRALDWVAEQEHLTRTALAETLNVATTDITLTQSTTQGCAIVLWGWSWQPGDHLLLSDGEHPGVVANVAQLARKFGVTWSTCPLSYCTDNSVTILEQFIQPTTRMLVLSHILWHTGEVLPLAEIGAFCAAHNIKLLVDGAQSLGVLPLDLTGVDFYAATGHKWLCGPAGLGVLYIHPQYRESLQPTHCGWRGLQGFTDGQPQWSADGQRHEIATTAWELGVGLRASLTLHQSWGTASQRYERLIHTAGALWTELGTIPHLTRLLPYPPSSGLVSFRSADHDPETLAQTLEQRGICVRAVAAGACVRASVHYLTTTQEVQQLAQVLRELEG; translated from the coding sequence ATGAAGAAACCGATGGATATTGACCCCCAGCGCAGTTATTTCCTGGCGTTGCAGGACAAAATATACCTCAATTTTGGCGGTCAAGGCACCCTGCCAACCCCGGCGATCACCGCCATGCAGTCAGCCTACCTGGAAGGTCAAAAATACGGGCCCTTTAGCCGCCGTGCCCTGGATTGGGTAGCAGAGCAAGAGCATTTGACCCGCACCGCCTTGGCAGAAACCTTAAACGTTGCCACAACGGACATTACCCTCACCCAGTCCACGACCCAGGGCTGTGCCATTGTCCTCTGGGGCTGGTCTTGGCAACCGGGAGACCATCTCCTGCTCAGCGATGGGGAACATCCAGGGGTGGTGGCAAATGTGGCGCAATTGGCACGAAAGTTCGGCGTGACCTGGAGTACCTGCCCCCTGAGTTATTGTACTGATAATAGCGTGACAATTTTAGAACAATTTATCCAGCCCACTACCCGGATGCTGGTGTTGAGCCATATCCTTTGGCACACGGGGGAAGTGCTGCCCCTGGCGGAGATTGGGGCATTTTGTGCCGCCCACAATATCAAATTATTGGTAGATGGGGCGCAATCCCTGGGGGTATTGCCCCTAGATTTAACTGGGGTGGATTTTTACGCCGCCACCGGGCACAAATGGCTCTGTGGCCCGGCAGGGTTAGGGGTTTTGTATATTCACCCGCAGTACCGGGAGTCCCTGCAACCCACCCACTGCGGCTGGCGGGGCTTACAGGGATTTACGGATGGGCAACCCCAGTGGTCAGCGGACGGACAACGGCACGAAATTGCTACCACCGCCTGGGAATTGGGGGTGGGACTGCGGGCTAGTTTAACCCTGCACCAGTCCTGGGGTACAGCCAGTCAACGGTACGAGCGTTTGATCCACACCGCTGGGGCACTGTGGACGGAACTGGGGACGATCCCACACCTCACCCGCCTTCTGCCTTACCCGCCCTCCAGTGGGCTGGTCAGTTTTCGGAGCGCAGACCATGACCCGGAAACCCTTGCCCAAACGTTGGAACAGCGGGGAATCTGCGTGCGAGCGGTTGCCGCTGGGGCTTGTGTGCGGGCTTCTGTCCATTACCTCACCACCACCCAGGAAGTCCAGCAACTCGCCCAGGTTTTGCGGGAACTAGAGGGATGA
- a CDS encoding photosystem II reaction center protein J, whose amino-acid sequence MRMSSGRIPLWLVGTVAGMGVLAVVALFFWGSYVGVGSSL is encoded by the coding sequence ATGCGTATGTCTTCCGGTCGCATTCCCCTGTGGTTGGTGGGTACGGTCGCCGGTATGGGGGTACTGGCAGTGGTCGCCCTCTTTTTCTGGGGTTCCTACGTGGGGGTGGGTTCATCCCTCTAG
- a CDS encoding photosystem II reaction center protein L, with the protein MADKNPNTQPVELNRTSLFLGLLLIFVLAILFSSYFFN; encoded by the coding sequence ATGGCTGACAAAAACCCCAATACCCAGCCGGTTGAACTGAATCGCACGTCCCTATTCTTGGGATTGTTGTTGATTTTTGTGCTGGCAATTTTATTCTCCAGTTATTTTTTCAATTAG
- the psbF gene encoding cytochrome b559 subunit beta translates to MTTNRSDEPVSYPIFTVRWLAVHTLAVPTIFFLGAIAAMQFIRR, encoded by the coding sequence ATGACCACCAATCGCTCAGATGAGCCGGTGTCCTACCCCATTTTTACGGTGCGCTGGTTAGCGGTACATACGCTGGCGGTGCCGACCATTTTCTTTTTGGGGGCCATTGCCGCCATGCAGTTTATTCGCCGTTAG
- the psbE gene encoding cytochrome b559 subunit alpha, with translation MASGSTGERPFADIITSVRYWVIHSITIPALFIAGWLFVSTGLAYDVFGTPRPDTYFSPVQDKPPVVSERYQARQQIDAFQQSLGENP, from the coding sequence ATGGCATCAGGTAGTACGGGGGAACGCCCGTTTGCGGACATCATCACCAGCGTCCGTTATTGGGTGATCCACAGCATTACCATTCCCGCCCTGTTCATTGCGGGTTGGTTGTTTGTTAGTACCGGTTTAGCCTACGACGTGTTTGGTACCCCCCGTCCCGACACCTATTTCAGCCCGGTGCAGGACAAGCCACCGGTGGTGTCCGAACGGTATCAAGCCCGGCAACAAATTGACGCATTTCAACAAAGTTTAGGAGAAAACCCATGA
- the holA gene encoding DNA polymerase III subunit delta translates to MPIYYFWGEDDHQIKQAAQQLIKQVVDPDWQSFNYQKVAGDSLEMIQNALAESRTLPFGSGGRLTWITDAPLGTKCPDELVQTLLDLVPQLPDNSTVLFTGINKLPAKSKLGQLFNQQGTVREFNPIPPWKTDALAEMVRDTAQTWDVPLQGDAVDYLVEAVGNDRYRLAQELQKISLLRPHDRRPLSAKEIQPLVPATTQTSLALAQAIRQGQTDIALRLLDNLLTMNEPPLRITATLVSQFRLWLWVKLMHVDKQVTAETVTAMTNLGNPKRIYFLEKEVRSLSLAALTQTLALLFEMEVGIKRGAPAGVTLTTQIILLCGLYSRVGFPAQ, encoded by the coding sequence ATGCCAATTTATTACTTTTGGGGGGAAGATGACCATCAAATCAAACAAGCCGCCCAGCAATTAATCAAGCAGGTGGTTGACCCCGATTGGCAAAGTTTTAATTACCAAAAAGTGGCAGGGGATTCCCTGGAAATGATCCAAAATGCCCTGGCAGAAAGTCGCACGTTACCCTTCGGCAGTGGGGGACGGTTGACCTGGATCACCGATGCCCCCCTGGGCACAAAATGTCCTGACGAATTGGTACAAACCTTGCTCGATTTGGTTCCTCAGTTACCCGACAATTCGACGGTGTTATTTACTGGGATCAACAAATTACCCGCTAAATCCAAGTTGGGACAATTATTCAATCAACAGGGAACCGTGCGGGAATTTAACCCCATTCCCCCCTGGAAAACGGATGCTCTGGCAGAGATGGTGCGGGATACGGCGCAAACTTGGGATGTCCCGCTGCAAGGGGATGCGGTGGATTATCTGGTGGAAGCGGTGGGCAATGACCGTTACCGGCTGGCGCAGGAATTGCAAAAAATTAGCCTGCTCCGCCCCCATGACCGCCGCCCCCTGAGTGCCAAGGAAATTCAACCCCTGGTGCCCGCCACCACCCAGACCAGTTTGGCACTTGCCCAAGCCATTCGTCAGGGACAGACGGATATAGCCTTAAGATTGCTGGACAATTTACTAACGATGAACGAACCGCCCTTGCGGATTACGGCGACCTTGGTGAGCCAGTTTCGCCTTTGGTTGTGGGTGAAATTGATGCACGTAGATAAACAGGTGACCGCCGAAACAGTGACAGCCATGACCAACCTGGGCAACCCCAAACGGATTTATTTTTTAGAAAAAGAAGTCCGTTCCCTTTCCCTAGCCGCTTTGACGCAAACCCTAGCACTACTATTCGAGATGGAGGTGGGGATCAAGCGGGGCGCACCGGCAGGGGTCACCTTGACGACCCAAATTATTTTGCTGTGTGGTCTGTACAGTCGGGTCGGTTTCCCGGCACAATAA
- a CDS encoding FAD-binding oxidoreductase, whose translation MSCNLIDLFQTVPGNPWSELQRADRAWSALKHQQPMPFVAVGGAGRGTWAEGQAGEIPVLATTELCGQTDWDVVIAGGTLGILLGWGLRHKGYRVAVLERGALYGRRQEWNISRAELDMLLDLELLTPAELATVIVTAYNPGRIRFYQSQTWEVEDVLNLGVRPDLLLDLLKNKFIQNGGYVGEYQPLKSIKIKGDGVEIQAGELTHKSRLLIDMMGHFSPLTKLARRGQIPDGICLVVGGCAQGFPQREYGDLIVTTTPIINHCQYFWEAFPAQDGRTVYLFTYVDVHPQRPSLTELFEAYLEHLPAYQGVDLGQLSWQRLLFGFFPSYRHSPLGSRWARILPVGDSSGMQSPLSFGGFGTLLRHLPRLLTGIDSALKADALDRQSLSLLQPYQPNLSLTWLFQQVMRVPLDRDLPPNFVNEVLATAFAVMAQAGDHVLKPFLQDVIQLPGLTQTLVGMMRRNPGLIAQVMSHVGVNSLFNWTGHYGMLVLYSWLAQKSPPSASNYEQMRRFEQYYYGSGHDYHR comes from the coding sequence ATGTCCTGCAACCTGATTGACCTATTTCAAACCGTGCCAGGTAACCCTTGGTCGGAGTTGCAACGGGCAGACCGGGCATGGTCGGCGCTGAAACATCAACAACCGATGCCTTTTGTCGCCGTTGGGGGAGCGGGGCGGGGCACTTGGGCAGAAGGACAGGCGGGGGAAATACCGGTATTGGCGACCACCGAACTGTGTGGACAGACGGACTGGGATGTGGTCATCGCTGGCGGTACGCTGGGGATTTTGCTGGGTTGGGGTTTGCGTCACAAGGGCTATCGGGTGGCGGTACTGGAGCGGGGTGCTCTGTACGGGCGGCGGCAGGAATGGAATATTTCCCGGGCGGAACTGGATATGTTGCTGGATTTAGAGCTACTCACCCCCGCTGAATTGGCAACGGTAATTGTGACAGCATATAACCCTGGTCGGATTCGATTTTATCAAAGTCAAACCTGGGAGGTCGAGGATGTATTAAACCTGGGAGTACGCCCGGATTTGTTATTAGATTTACTCAAAAATAAATTTATCCAAAATGGGGGATATGTCGGTGAATATCAACCGCTCAAAAGCATTAAAATCAAGGGGGATGGCGTGGAAATTCAGGCGGGAGAATTGACCCATAAAAGTCGTCTTTTAATTGATATGATGGGACACTTTTCTCCGTTAACCAAATTAGCCCGGCGGGGACAAATTCCTGACGGTATCTGTTTGGTGGTCGGTGGATGTGCCCAGGGGTTCCCTCAGCGAGAATATGGGGATTTGATTGTGACAACTACACCGATTATTAATCATTGTCAATATTTTTGGGAGGCATTTCCCGCCCAGGATGGTCGCACTGTCTATTTATTTACCTATGTGGATGTCCATCCCCAACGCCCCAGTTTGACTGAGTTATTTGAGGCATATTTAGAACATTTACCTGCCTATCAAGGGGTGGATTTAGGGCAGTTATCCTGGCAACGATTGCTATTTGGTTTTTTTCCCAGTTATCGCCACAGTCCCCTGGGCAGTCGCTGGGCACGGATTTTGCCGGTGGGAGATAGCAGTGGAATGCAGTCCCCCCTGAGTTTTGGGGGATTTGGAACCTTATTGCGGCATTTGCCCAGGCTTTTGACCGGGATTGATTCTGCCTTAAAAGCGGATGCCCTGGACCGGCAAAGTTTAAGTTTATTACAACCCTATCAGCCCAATTTGTCTTTAACTTGGTTATTTCAACAGGTGATGCGGGTGCCTTTGGATCGGGATTTGCCTCCTAACTTTGTGAATGAGGTTTTGGCAACGGCGTTTGCGGTAATGGCGCAGGCGGGGGATCACGTCCTCAAACCCTTTTTACAAGATGTGATCCAATTGCCCGGTTTAACCCAAACCCTAGTCGGAATGATGCGCCGCAATCCTGGTCTCATTGCCCAGGTGATGAGTCATGTGGGGGTAAATTCATTGTTCAATTGGACAGGGCACTATGGGATGTTGGTGCTTTATTCCTGGCTGGCACAAAAATCGCCCCCATCTGCATCCAATTATGAGCAAATGCGCCGTTTTGAGCAATACTATTATGGCAGTGGTCACGATTATCATCGCTAA
- the nth gene encoding endonuclease III encodes MAIIRRIAVRKQRANEVLVRLKRRYPDATCTLNYQTPVQLLVATILSAQCTDERVNQVTPALFARFPDAATLAAADLEELENLIKSTGFYRNKARHIQGACRKIMSEFGGKVPKEMSQLLTLPGVARKTANVVLAHAYGINAGVTVDTHVKRVSHRLGLTEHTDPIRIERDLIELLPQPDWENWSIRLIYHGRETCTARNPRCDECFLGDLCPSRDSIVAISQVSNKISNKKGG; translated from the coding sequence ATGGCAATTATCCGTCGCATCGCCGTTCGTAAACAACGAGCCAATGAAGTATTAGTCCGTCTCAAACGCCGTTATCCTGATGCTACCTGCACGTTAAATTATCAAACACCGGTGCAATTACTGGTGGCAACCATCCTTTCTGCCCAATGTACTGATGAACGGGTCAATCAGGTCACACCCGCTTTATTTGCCCGTTTCCCAGATGCGGCAACCCTAGCGGCGGCGGATTTAGAAGAGTTAGAAAATTTGATTAAATCTACCGGTTTTTATCGCAACAAAGCCCGCCATATTCAGGGAGCCTGCCGCAAAATTATGAGTGAATTTGGGGGGAAAGTACCCAAGGAAATGTCTCAATTGCTCACTTTGCCGGGGGTGGCCCGGAAAACCGCCAATGTGGTGCTTGCCCATGCCTATGGGATTAATGCCGGAGTGACCGTAGATACCCATGTCAAGCGGGTTTCCCACCGCCTGGGGCTGACGGAACACACCGATCCGATTCGCATTGAGCGGGATTTGATTGAATTGCTCCCCCAACCCGATTGGGAAAATTGGTCCATTCGTCTGATTTATCATGGGCGAGAGACCTGCACCGCCCGTAATCCCCGCTGTGATGAATGCTTTTTGGGGGATTTGTGTCCTTCCCGAGATAGTATTGTGGCTATTAGTCAAGTTAGCAATAAAATTAGTAATAAAAAGGGTGGCTAA
- the hemB gene encoding porphobilinogen synthase, with the protein MQLTHRPRRLRYSPAIRRLVQETVLSVNDLIYPMFVMEGEGEPVPIPSMPGCFRYALDRLLVEIKTIAELGIPGIALFPVIPEHKKDDQGSESFNPDGLVQRTVKAIKSLVPDILIFTDVALDPFTTHGHDGLVDAQGRILNDETVDVLVKMAVSQAQAGTDFVAPSDMMDGRVGAIRAALDAAGYTEVGILAYSAKYASAYYGPFRDALDSAPKFGDKKTYQMNPANSREALKEIELDIQEGADIVMVKPALAYMDVIYQVKMHTDVPVAAYNVSGEYAMVKAAAQNGWIDEKKIVLETLTAMKRAGADVILTYHAVDAARWLSDN; encoded by the coding sequence ATGCAGTTAACCCATCGTCCCCGGCGTTTACGTTACAGCCCTGCCATCCGTCGTCTGGTGCAGGAAACGGTTTTGAGTGTGAATGATTTGATTTACCCCATGTTTGTCATGGAAGGGGAGGGGGAACCGGTGCCCATTCCCTCGATGCCCGGTTGTTTTCGCTATGCCCTGGACCGACTGTTGGTGGAAATTAAAACGATTGCCGAATTGGGTATTCCGGGGATCGCCCTATTTCCAGTGATTCCTGAACATAAAAAAGATGACCAAGGGAGCGAAAGTTTTAACCCCGATGGTTTGGTACAACGCACGGTCAAGGCCATTAAGTCCTTAGTACCGGATATTTTAATTTTTACGGATGTGGCGCTTGATCCCTTTACTACCCACGGCCATGATGGATTAGTAGATGCCCAGGGGCGTATTTTGAATGATGAAACGGTGGATGTTTTGGTGAAAATGGCGGTTTCTCAGGCGCAGGCGGGGACAGATTTTGTCGCTCCTTCGGACATGATGGATGGTCGGGTGGGGGCAATCCGGGCGGCTTTGGATGCGGCGGGTTACACGGAAGTGGGAATTTTAGCCTATTCTGCCAAATATGCTTCTGCCTACTACGGGCCGTTCCGGGATGCCTTGGATTCGGCGCCGAAATTTGGGGACAAAAAAACCTACCAAATGAACCCCGCCAACAGCCGTGAAGCCCTCAAGGAAATTGAGCTAGATATTCAAGAGGGGGCAGACATAGTGATGGTGAAACCTGCTTTGGCCTATATGGATGTCATCTATCAAGTGAAAATGCACACCGATGTACCGGTAGCCGCCTACAATGTGTCTGGGGAATATGCGATGGTAAAAGCGGCGGCGCAAAATGGTTGGATTGATGAGAAAAAAATTGTTTTGGAAACTCTAACTGCCATGAAACGGGCGGGTGCCGATGTGATTTTGACCTATCATGCGGTGGATGCGGCACGCTGGTTGAGCGATAATTAG
- a CDS encoding LON peptidase substrate-binding domain-containing protein, whose translation MSSLRELPVFPLPEVVLFPGSPLPLHIFEYRYRMMMASVLETDKRFGVLMWNPQEGRPASVGCCAEILRYERLPDGRMMILTLGQQRFQVLNYVREKPFRVALVEWIEDASPTEDVQSLAREVKELLQDVVQLSAKLTDQEVDLPEKYPTLPREFSYWVASNFQGAPLEQQALLEMQDTAGRLRRESEILASTRSHLAARTALKEAFKDQAEPNF comes from the coding sequence ATGTCTAGCCTGCGTGAGTTACCCGTATTCCCCCTGCCGGAGGTCGTCCTGTTCCCCGGTTCCCCCCTGCCTCTGCACATTTTCGAGTACCGCTATCGGATGATGATGGCCTCGGTTTTGGAGACGGATAAACGCTTTGGGGTGCTGATGTGGAATCCCCAGGAGGGGCGGCCCGCCAGCGTCGGTTGTTGTGCGGAAATTTTGCGCTACGAACGGCTCCCGGATGGACGCATGATGATTCTTACCCTGGGACAACAGCGGTTTCAGGTGTTGAATTACGTCCGGGAAAAACCGTTTCGGGTGGCACTGGTGGAATGGATTGAGGATGCCTCCCCCACGGAAGATGTGCAATCCCTGGCACGGGAAGTGAAGGAACTTCTGCAGGATGTGGTGCAATTATCCGCCAAACTCACCGACCAGGAGGTGGATTTACCCGAAAAATATCCCACCCTGCCCCGGGAATTTTCCTACTGGGTCGCCAGCAATTTTCAAGGGGCACCCCTGGAGCAACAAGCCCTTTTGGAAATGCAGGATACGGCGGGTCGTCTGCGGCGGGAATCGGAAATTTTGGCATCCACCCGTAGCCATCTGGCCGCCCGGACTGCCCTCAAGGAGGCTTTCAAAGACCAGGCGGAACCCAACTTTTAA
- a CDS encoding M15 family metallopeptidase, translating into MTIPTPTPAPTISQPMSTPLGTKYGHFPYTEISQNRLIVVASYGQKEYQRYVEMEREAGLALFRLMNAARDRGLWIIPISGFRTVDYQADLFRRQVQKQGSEITAARISAPPGYSEHHTGLAIDLGNGFAAGEGKPDITEQFGKTQAYEWLQKNAQTYGFELSYPPNNSQGVMYEPWHWRYVGSDYARQVFAQARSGPKG; encoded by the coding sequence ATGACCATCCCCACGCCAACGCCTGCTCCTACCATTTCCCAACCCATGTCCACCCCCCTCGGCACAAAATACGGTCATTTCCCCTACACAGAAATCAGCCAGAATCGGCTCATCGTGGTTGCCAGTTATGGACAAAAAGAATATCAGCGTTATGTGGAAATGGAACGGGAGGCGGGTTTGGCTTTATTTCGCTTGATGAATGCGGCACGGGATCGGGGACTGTGGATCATCCCCATTTCCGGTTTTCGGACAGTGGATTATCAAGCGGATTTATTCCGTCGTCAGGTGCAAAAGCAAGGGTCAGAAATTACTGCCGCCCGCATTAGCGCACCCCCCGGTTATAGCGAACATCACACGGGTTTGGCGATTGATTTGGGGAATGGATTTGCCGCTGGGGAAGGGAAACCCGATATTACCGAACAATTTGGCAAAACCCAAGCCTATGAATGGTTACAAAAAAATGCCCAGACCTACGGTTTTGAACTGTCCTATCCCCCCAACAATTCCCAAGGCGTGATGTATGAACCCTGGCACTGGCGATATGTGGGTTCGGACTACGCTCGGCAGGTTTTTGCCCAAGCCCGCAGTGGCCCCAAAGGTTAA
- a CDS encoding 50S ribosomal protein L32, producing the protein MAVPKKKTSKARSSRRKAVWKREALFSARKALSLAKSILTGRSRSFYYPPADEGDEGGETET; encoded by the coding sequence ATGGCCGTTCCTAAGAAGAAAACGTCCAAAGCCCGCAGTAGTCGGCGCAAAGCGGTTTGGAAGCGGGAAGCCCTCTTTTCTGCCCGCAAAGCCCTGTCTCTGGCCAAGTCCATCCTGACCGGTCGTTCTCGCAGTTTCTACTACCCACCCGCCGACGAGGGGGACGAGGGGGGCGAGACGGAAACATAG
- the coaBC gene encoding bifunctional phosphopantothenoylcysteine decarboxylase/phosphopantothenate--cysteine ligase CoaBC, with amino-acid sequence MGRILVGIGGGIAAYKICELISRWVQENHQVRVIVTQMAERFITPLTVSTLSRQPAYTDGDFWQATGRPLHIELGEWAEVILVAPLTADLLAKIAHGQADDLLTNTLLASTAPVLVAPAMNTTMWQKQSVQDNYQKIQSWSQFHSVGIRSGLLACDAVGPGRMAQPEEIHPWVHSLLITGGKRDLAGYKILVTAGGTREHLDPVRFLGNPATGAMGLALAQAANHRGAEVTLIHAPLGGSLPALDRVVAVTSGAEMYQAVVASFPAQDWCLMAAAVGDVQPRHYHPEKLRKKDLPDCLPLQPVPDILRALGTSKQPHQLLVGFAAQTGDITSPAWEKLQHKNLDAIVANPVDEPGAGFGSITNRGIWLDRLGQRRDWPLLPKLTLAHQILDACRDFYVSVSPPSSPSSAGG; translated from the coding sequence ATGGGTCGGATTTTGGTGGGGATTGGCGGGGGCATTGCCGCCTATAAAATTTGTGAATTGATTTCCCGGTGGGTGCAGGAAAACCATCAGGTGCGGGTGATTGTGACGCAGATGGCCGAGCGGTTTATCACCCCCCTCACCGTCAGTACCCTGAGCCGCCAGCCCGCCTATACGGACGGGGATTTTTGGCAGGCCACGGGACGACCCCTGCACATCGAATTGGGGGAATGGGCAGAAGTGATCCTGGTTGCCCCTCTGACGGCGGATTTACTCGCCAAAATTGCCCACGGACAAGCGGATGACCTACTCACCAATACCCTCTTAGCCAGTACCGCCCCCGTCCTGGTTGCTCCGGCGATGAATACCACCATGTGGCAGAAACAATCGGTTCAAGATAATTACCAAAAAATCCAATCTTGGTCGCAATTTCACAGTGTGGGTATCCGGTCGGGTTTGCTGGCCTGTGATGCGGTGGGGCCGGGGCGCATGGCTCAGCCGGAGGAAATTCATCCCTGGGTGCATTCGCTCCTCATCACCGGCGGCAAGAGGGATTTGGCGGGCTATAAAATCCTGGTCACAGCGGGGGGAACCCGGGAACATCTTGACCCGGTGCGGTTTTTGGGCAATCCGGCTACGGGAGCGATGGGGCTGGCTCTGGCCCAGGCGGCCAACCATCGGGGCGCTGAAGTGACCTTGATCCACGCTCCCTTGGGGGGGTCTCTGCCCGCTTTAGACCGGGTGGTGGCGGTGACCAGTGGAGCAGAAATGTACCAGGCGGTGGTGGCGAGCTTTCCTGCCCAGGACTGGTGTTTGATGGCGGCGGCGGTGGGGGATGTGCAACCCCGGCACTACCACCCGGAAAAACTGCGTAAAAAGGATTTGCCGGACTGTTTGCCCTTGCAACCGGTGCCGGATATTTTGCGGGCGTTGGGAACCAGTAAACAACCCCACCAACTGCTGGTCGGGTTCGCCGCCCAAACCGGGGACATCACTTCCCCCGCCTGGGAAAAATTACAGCATAAAAACCTGGATGCCATCGTCGCCAACCCAGTAGATGAGCCAGGAGCGGGCTTTGGGAGTATTACCAACCGGGGCATTTGGCTGGATCGGCTCGGGCAACGGCGGGATTGGCCGCTTCTGCCGAAATTAACCCTGGCGCACCAAATTCTCGATGCGTGCCGGGATTTCTATGTTTCCGTCTCGCCCCCCTCGTCCCCCTCGTCGGCGGGTGGGTAG
- a CDS encoding DCC1-like thiol-disulfide oxidoreductase family protein yields the protein MPQYLIIYDGQCNLCSTGVQAVHALDQGRLFTYLPMQDETALAAWGITPDTCAQGMMVINMDEPDQRWQGSAAVEQLVSLLPGLAPWVDTYRGLDGLKAWGDACYAQIRDHRYEWFGARADIYRVTGP from the coding sequence ATGCCCCAGTACCTCATTATTTACGATGGCCAGTGCAACCTGTGTAGTACGGGTGTGCAGGCGGTTCATGCCCTGGACCAAGGCCGTTTATTTACCTACCTACCGATGCAGGATGAAACGGCGTTAGCCGCCTGGGGCATTACCCCCGACACCTGCGCCCAGGGGATGATGGTGATTAACATGGATGAGCCTGACCAGCGTTGGCAGGGCAGTGCCGCCGTGGAACAGTTGGTGAGCTTACTGCCGGGGTTGGCACCCTGGGTGGACACCTACCGGGGCCTGGACGGTCTGAAAGCCTGGGGGGATGCCTGCTATGCCCAAATCCGGGATCATCGCTACGAATGGTTCGGAGCCAGGGCAGACATTTATCGGGTGACGGGCCCCTGA
- the aat gene encoding leucyl/phenylalanyl-tRNA--protein transferase — MTDFDLDLVMRGYRQGYFLMADQQTGSLRWYRSRERALIPLDDRFHCPRSLRRKFRQFTVRLNQDFAGVVAGCADRQETWISEELQHLYKELHQAGHAHSWETWQDGVLAGGILGIVIGKAFIGESMFHRVTDASKVALVTLVQHLRQQEFQLFDAQLMNPHLARFGAYSISDREYRRLLAQAVRQVPDHDKRLHRRSRGEPNVLQ; from the coding sequence ATGACCGACTTTGACCTGGATTTGGTCATGCGGGGCTACCGCCAGGGCTATTTCCTGATGGCGGATCAGCAGACCGGCTCCTTGCGCTGGTACCGGAGTCGTGAACGGGCGTTGATCCCCCTCGATGACCGCTTCCATTGCCCCCGCTCCCTCCGGCGTAAATTCCGTCAGTTCACCGTCCGCCTGAACCAGGACTTTGCAGGGGTGGTGGCCGGTTGTGCCGACCGACAGGAAACCTGGATTTCCGAAGAATTACAACATTTATACAAAGAATTGCACCAAGCCGGTCATGCCCACAGTTGGGAAACCTGGCAGGATGGGGTCTTGGCGGGGGGTATTTTGGGCATCGTCATTGGCAAAGCCTTCATCGGCGAATCCATGTTCCATCGGGTGACGGATGCCTCCAAAGTCGCCCTGGTGACCCTGGTGCAACACCTGCGCCAGCAGGAATTTCAGTTGTTTGATGCCCAGTTGATGAACCCCCATCTGGCTCGCTTTGGCGCCTATTCCATCAGCGACCGGGAATATCGGCGGTTACTCGCTCAGGCGGTACGGCAAGTTCCAGACCATGACAAAAGATTACACAGACGTTCCAGGGGGGAACCGAATGTTTTACAGTAG
- the psaI gene encoding photosystem I reaction center subunit VIII: MAAAFLPSILVPLVGLVLPAVAMAFLFVYIEKDEIA, from the coding sequence ATGGCGGCGGCGTTTCTCCCGAGCATTTTGGTGCCCCTGGTGGGTTTGGTGTTACCGGCGGTGGCGATGGCATTTCTGTTCGTTTACATCGAAAAGGACGAAATCGCCTAA